From the genome of Etheostoma cragini isolate CJK2018 chromosome 23, CSU_Ecrag_1.0, whole genome shotgun sequence:
GTTTCTTTATACTTTTGACAGCTAATACAATAGGAGTTTTTTTCAGGTTTGGGATGCTATAACTTAATTAAGCAGAATTAAGTAATTGAGGAGATTAGCAGATGAAATAAATTGCTATGTCTAATTTGTTTGGCATGGAGGGAGCAGGATCATGGGGGCAGCGTTTCTGCCACCGCTATTACTGCAAGGACTGAAGTATGGGTAGATTTTCTCAGTGAAAGAGCAGCCAGTAAAGGAGTAGATCAGAGCTGCAGCATCTACGTCATAAAAGGAGACCAGACCTTCCTCATAATCCACAAACACTCCCAGTTTCTGAGGCTTCCTCTTCAGTATGAGAAGGACACCAGGGCCTGCAAGAGCTTTATACTCATCTACATTTCTCAACCATATACTCCAAAAGCCATTCTTAGGGGACAATCGTACCTTTCCCTTCCTGATGACCGATTCATTGGCCACCCCTAGGTCCCATTCAGTTTTGCCTCCAACCTCAACTTCGAAGTAAAATCTACCTGAAGAAAAACTCTGCTTTCCTAAAACACCGTTACAGATGGAGAATCTCAATGGGTTGTCTGGGACATCATTTTGTGTATCACTACACTTTACTTGTTTCCCACCCTCCGACAGGATGAGATAGGAACTAGCAGTGTCAGGATCAAGAGTAACATCTACTGCATACTGCTTTACCCTCTTCAGCTCAACATCAGTACACAGCTCCTTCATCTCTTTACTGAGTGTCTCCTCCAGCTGAGCCACAGCTCTTCCCACAGTGCCCATGAATGAAGACTGAAATCGGACGTCCGTCCAGTCTTTGGTGGGTGGAGCAGGACTTAAGGATGGGAGACTTTGAAGAAAATTCAGGTGGTCGTCAGTGCGTGAGAGATTCTCCACCTCGGTGCTTCTCTTCATCAGCTCGGAGATTTCCCGTTCAAGCTCTTCGATGAAACCTTTAGcctgtttctctgctttttccTGCTTCTCTTCAATTGCATCCATAAGGTGAGCCAGGCTTCTCTCAACAGACTGGATCAGAGCAGTGAAGACCTGAACACCGgctgctgtctctctgtctgcatcaTCCTTGCTGAGCTTCAGTGAATCTTTCATCTGCTGAACCTTCAGTCGCCTCTCCCGTATCATCTGTTGAATTTCAGCCTGCGTCTTCCCCAGTTTAACTTTCTTGTGTTTATATTCTTCAATCAGATGAACAATGGAATGTCTCTTGTGGTCTGATTCAGTGCAGaactgacatacacacacctgaTCTGTCGTGCAGAACAGCTCCAGAGGTCTATCATGCCTCTTACACATTCTGTTTTCCAGGTTCTCCACAGGGTCGATCAGCTTATGTCTTTTC
Proteins encoded in this window:
- the LOC117938529 gene encoding E3 ubiquitin-protein ligase TRIM21-like — its product is MSAACNFLSEEHFLCSICLDVFTDPVTIPCGHNYCKNCITEHWKINVQSQCPMCKDLFDRRPLLRVNTFISEMADHFRMSNIKKVSSCSVLCNVCPEPKLKALKSCLVCFASYCETHLELHHQITGLKRHKLIDPVENLENRMCKRHDRPLELFCTTDQVCVCQFCTESDHKRHSIVHLIEEYKHKKVKLGKTQAEIQQMIRERRLKVQQMKDSLKLSKDDADRETAAGVQVFTALIQSVERSLAHLMDAIEEKQEKAEKQAKGFIEELEREISELMKRSTEVENLSRTDDHLNFLQSLPSLSPAPPTKDWTDVRFQSSFMGTVGRAVAQLEETLSKEMKELCTDVELKRVKQYAVDVTLDPDTASSYLILSEGGKQVKCSDTQNDVPDNPLRFSICNGVLGKQSFSSGRFYFEVEVGGKTEWDLGVANESVIRKGKVRLSPKNGFWSIWLRNVDEYKALAGPGVLLILKRKPQKLGVFVDYEEGLVSFYDVDAAALIYSFTGCSFTEKIYPYFSPCSNSGGRNAAPMILLPPCQTN